A stretch of Megalobrama amblycephala isolate DHTTF-2021 linkage group LG14, ASM1881202v1, whole genome shotgun sequence DNA encodes these proteins:
- the cdkn1ba gene encoding cyclin-dependent kinase inhibitor 1Ba → MCKMSKVRVSNGSPTLERVDARQADHAKPPVCRNLFGTVDREEFARDVEEQMREIEKASKEKWNYDFAKNEPLEPGNYEWQEVDAKEVPEFYTRPPHVKRATSTGTVDHNGNHDYLLTTPSLESVGGDSDSTETGSRTDCRTALSTPRKRPSTEDQDLPSQSKRPNVHATETNRCPDTTSSPEREPSKSDPKT, encoded by the exons ATGTGCAAAATGTCAAAAGTGCGCGTCTCCAATGGAAGTCCTACGCTGGAGAGGGTGGACGCGAGGCAGGCGGACCATGCCAAACCGCCGGTCTGCCGAAATCTCTTCGGCACCGTGGATCGCGAAGAGTTCGCCAGGGACGTCGAGGAGCAAATGCGGGAGATAGAGAAAGCGTCCAAGGAAAAATGGAATTACGACTTCGCCAAGAACGAGCCGCTCGAGCCGGGCAACTACGAGTGGCAGGAGGTGGACGCCAAAGAGGTGCCGGAGTTTTACACCAGACCACCTCACGTAAAACGGGCTACCTCTACCGGGACTGTGGACCATAACGGGAACCACGATTATTTGTTGACAACTCCCTCCCTGGAGAGCGTAGGGGGGGACTCTGACAGCACGGAGACCGGGAGTCGGACGGACTGCCGAACGGCGCTCTCCACGCCGAGGAAAAGACCGTCGACAGAGGATCAGG ATCTTCCTAGCCAAAGTAAAAGACCCAACGTCCACGCGACCGAGACGAACCGCTGTCCGGATACGACGAGTTCGCCTGAGCGAGAGCCCAGCAAGTCGGATCCCAAAACGTAA